From Gemmatimonadota bacterium, one genomic window encodes:
- a CDS encoding FtsX-like permease family protein, with protein sequence MIKNYLTVAIRNLMRHKLYTSINVLGLAIGLACGILILLYIQQEFAVNRTHALGDRIYKVIREQRGSTQTTYSSGTSGALGPVLKETFPEVETTVRIWRWTVSAQYSERQGQYSLALIDDNFLDVFDFPLIKGDLETAFRTPYSVVITDDMAQHLFGDMDPMGQTFSIDSRSFPGEYTVTGIVKAPHLSSGFYFQILSTTIPPVEETQEVWTMWRPTQSWRPVNTYVLLKAGQNAESLQTKMQSLIKQYMGDEVAAENKSRWPHYPLLPLIKQHMGDDIAAKNAYHLQPLHRVYLYGESDFDPMADSPIQKIYLLVSIGLILVVIACVNFTNLATARAVTRKREVGVRKVVGAHRPQLMVQFLSESLLLTCSALLIALALVELCLPLFNQFVRGDLHLNATTVIAGAPAVLALTLLVGLLAGWYPAFFLSSFRPVTVLKNSGASSLGSTGLKKGLVVFQFGMSILLVICTLIVYQQLRFIDTKDMGFARDHIVRLPIFVHDFAREPNPQKRLSARHQMVKQVFLEHPNILSASALRYDISGYSGRLRLAWPDGDRTKERTFRINEVDDSFFETFEIPVLRGRAFSADVASDTSQAIILNETAVRLLGWEEDPIGKQIVLPAYDNLSLTVIGVVKDYHNLTLREEIAPMGFLARWKMFYSLALRIRPENTAQTLSFLETQWKRFIPDAPFEYHFLDEIIDWIYYNEQLTGKMLGIFSLLAIFVACLGLFGLAAFMVQSRTKEIGVRKVLGASTPHLVMLLSREFILLILLANLIAWPIAYYLMRDWLSGFAYQTDLNVLPFVASAIMALIIAFGTVSMQAIRAARSNPIDALRYE encoded by the coding sequence ATGATCAAAAATTATCTAACCGTTGCGATCCGCAATCTGATGCGGCACAAATTGTACACCTCCATCAATGTATTGGGCCTCGCCATCGGCCTGGCGTGTGGCATCTTGATCCTGTTGTATATCCAGCAGGAATTTGCAGTAAATCGCACTCACGCCCTAGGTGATAGAATTTACAAAGTAATTCGAGAACAACGCGGCAGCACACAAACAACTTATAGCAGTGGCACATCAGGCGCACTCGGTCCTGTGCTGAAAGAAACATTTCCCGAAGTAGAAACAACGGTGCGTATCTGGCGGTGGACTGTATCTGCACAATACAGCGAACGCCAGGGTCAATATTCCCTGGCACTCATAGATGACAACTTTTTGGACGTATTTGATTTTCCCCTCATAAAAGGCGACTTAGAAACCGCGTTTCGCACACCCTACTCTGTGGTCATTACCGACGACATGGCGCAACACTTATTTGGTGATATGGATCCAATGGGCCAAACATTTTCAATCGATAGTCGCAGTTTCCCAGGCGAGTACACAGTTACCGGCATCGTAAAAGCACCACATCTCTCATCTGGCTTTTATTTTCAAATACTCTCAACCACAATACCCCCCGTAGAAGAAACGCAAGAGGTGTGGACAATGTGGCGACCTACGCAATCCTGGCGTCCGGTAAACACCTATGTGCTATTAAAAGCAGGACAAAACGCAGAAAGCCTGCAAACAAAAATGCAGTCGTTGATCAAACAGTATATGGGGGATGAAGTCGCGGCTGAAAATAAGTCTCGTTGGCCTCATTATCCCCTTCTGCCATTGATCAAGCAGCATATGGGAGATGATATTGCAGCAAAAAACGCCTATCATCTACAGCCCCTGCACCGCGTGTACCTGTATGGCGAATCCGATTTTGACCCGATGGCCGACAGCCCGATTCAAAAAATTTATCTGCTAGTATCTATTGGACTGATCCTCGTGGTCATTGCCTGCGTGAATTTTACAAACCTGGCAACTGCACGAGCCGTCACCCGCAAGCGCGAAGTCGGCGTGCGAAAAGTTGTTGGCGCGCATCGCCCGCAACTGATGGTTCAGTTCTTGAGCGAATCCCTGCTTTTAACCTGTTCCGCCCTGCTGATTGCCCTCGCACTGGTCGAGTTATGCCTGCCCTTATTCAACCAATTTGTGCGCGGCGATTTGCACCTCAACGCAACTACAGTAATAGCAGGTGCGCCAGCAGTACTGGCACTAACATTGTTGGTCGGACTGCTGGCGGGATGGTATCCAGCATTCTTCCTCTCCTCTTTTCGCCCGGTCACAGTGCTAAAAAACAGTGGGGCTTCCTCATTGGGTTCCACTGGACTGAAGAAAGGACTCGTAGTTTTTCAATTCGGCATGTCTATCTTGCTGGTGATCTGCACCCTGATCGTTTATCAGCAACTGCGATTTATAGACACCAAAGACATGGGTTTTGCACGCGATCACATTGTGCGTTTACCCATTTTTGTCCATGACTTTGCCAGAGAGCCAAACCCACAAAAACGCCTTTCGGCACGCCATCAGATGGTCAAACAGGTCTTTCTCGAACACCCCAATATCCTCAGCGCATCGGCACTGCGATACGACATCTCGGGATACAGCGGACGACTGCGACTGGCCTGGCCCGATGGGGATCGCACAAAAGAACGAACATTTCGCATAAACGAAGTTGACGACTCGTTTTTTGAAACATTTGAAATCCCCGTGCTTCGTGGTCGTGCCTTTTCAGCCGATGTTGCCAGCGATACCTCTCAGGCAATTATTTTAAACGAAACAGCAGTGCGCCTGCTCGGATGGGAAGAAGATCCGATTGGCAAACAGATTGTGTTACCAGCATATGACAACCTGTCCCTGACCGTAATTGGCGTTGTAAAAGACTACCACAATTTGACGCTGCGAGAAGAAATAGCCCCCATGGGGTTTTTGGCCCGCTGGAAGATGTTTTATTCACTGGCTTTACGCATCCGACCAGAAAACACCGCGCAAACCCTATCCTTCCTCGAAACGCAGTGGAAACGCTTTATACCAGATGCGCCTTTCGAATATCACTTTCTGGACGAAATCATAGATTGGATCTATTACAACGAGCAACTCACCGGCAAAATGCTCGGGATATTCTCACTACTGGCAATTTTTGTAGCCTGTTTGGGACTGTTCGGACTGGCCGCATTCATGGTTCAATCTCGCACCAAAGAAATTGGCGTGCGGAAAGTACTGGGCGCATCCACACCGCATCTGGTGATGCTACTCTCCCGCGAATTTATATTGCTCATTCTGCTCGCCAATCTCATCGCCTGGCCAATCGCCTACTATCTGATGCGCGACTGGCTCTCTGGATTTGCCTATCAGACAGATCTGAATGTCTTGCCATTTGTTGCAAGCGCGATAATGGCCCTGATCATCGCCTTTGGAACCGTGAGCATGCAGGCCATTCGCGCAGCGCGATCCAATCCCATTGACGCCTTGAGATATGAGTGA
- a CDS encoding DUF4258 domain-containing protein, with protein MATGSIKLEFSKHAVLARTERMIPQEWIERVVAEPMLRISDPKDPEVERFFRIIPEQGNRVLRVAVNTTVTPWRVVSVFFDRNMKGKL; from the coding sequence ATGGCAACCGGATCGATAAAGCTGGAATTTAGCAAACATGCGGTTCTTGCAAGGACAGAACGCATGATCCCTCAAGAGTGGATCGAACGGGTGGTAGCCGAACCGATGTTGCGTATATCCGACCCGAAGGACCCTGAGGTAGAGCGATTCTTTCGGATCATCCCGGAACAGGGTAACCGTGTGCTGCGCGTAGCCGTGAACACCACCGTTACGCCCTGGAGGGTGGTGAGCGTATTCTTTGATCGAAATATGAAAGGCAAACTGTAA
- a CDS encoding DUF2283 domain-containing protein, whose amino-acid sequence MKLHIDKEADALYLRLDDSTIVESEEVSPGVVLDYNASNEVVGVELLYLSKRSSNLKLSTLEFETA is encoded by the coding sequence ATGAAACTACATATCGATAAGGAAGCCGACGCGCTCTATCTGCGCCTTGACGACTCTACTATTGTCGAGTCAGAAGAGGTCTCGCCGGGCGTGGTGCTCGATTACAATGCATCAAACGAAGTGGTGGGCGTAGAACTGCTCTATCTCTCCAAACGCTCCTCCAATCTGAAGCTCTCCACCCTGGAATTTGAGACCGCTTGA